TAGGCTTCCAATAGGAGATGAAGACAAGAGTCAGGGGGCCCTTCTCTGTGAAGAGAGGAGCAGTTTGGAGAGAATGATTAAATATCATTAGAAGAAGAATAGCATGCATTGCtttgggaaaaatatattttctctccatAAAGACTGCACTCTCATTAAATCAGAAAGCTGTAAAAGAAAATCTGTGGGCAGATAATAGACCACTGTGAAAGCCAgttcatgttattttattttattttgctttaagtaAGCAAAGGAAATATTTGGGGACATAAAGACTTAATGTATGCATTAGGTCAGATCAATACCCCCTCAGAGCTTTATGACAGAATTCAGTATTTATTTCCAAACATCCCTGGATCATCCCACCACTTCACCAACTTGGTTGTGAAGAGGTTAAGGACACTTTTCTATGCTCTATCTGTTGACTCTGGATGATGAATAGGCTCTTAGTACATATCTGATGACTGACTTGTTGGTGTCTCTGATGCCATGAAGGATTGGTGAttaatcagaaagaggaaaagtatCTGAAAATTCATATTAAAGTAAATTGATAGGTCATTCGAAACTAATATGAAAAAGCACAGAAATActataagaaagaataaagatggTATCTCCCAAATTCAAGTAATAGAATGATATTAGTAGTCCTAGTGGTAGCGGAAACTATTTTTGCTTCCTTCATCCTCAGATTTTTACTTTCACTTGTTGAAATTTTAACCAATTCAATTATATTTGGGGTCAAaagcctgttttgttttgttttgttttgttttctccaggtAAATAGACATGTGTCTGTATCTTCTCTGCTTCTATATTGCTATGTGGATTTCCATACACATATGATTGAATAAGGCAATACTGGATTAAATATTAGTTTTATTATCTAATCTTATCATTCAAACAAACTTTCCCTTGTGCTATTTCATCTGACTTCCATAATTTTTTGCAAGGCAACTGTGGCCATTTGTTTGTCCTTTTCTAGTTACAAAGTTTAACCTGTGATACAAAGTATTAACTAAGGCAACTAGGGTATATCTAGACAAGGATGTACCTAGATAGCTTAGCACTCACCCACAtgtcatttaaaatatcaaattccAATCATCATGTAGATTGCATCTTAGAAAAGAAattctgagccatcagagaaggaTGTCAAATTGATACCTTAAATTTCTGCCCTGATTCCAAAATCAAGTTCATTAAACTGCATATTGAGGCTAATATCAAAGCATAAAACTAAATGAACCTAAATGGATTAtatagaagaggaagaaagaagcagaCTAATGAAGTTAGagcaggagagaggaaagggagtgAGCAGAAACCAGGGAAAGAAGAGTCAAGGATAGCATACAGAAAGACAGAGTGGGAAGGTGAGGAAAAATATTAGAGAGGGTAGTTTGAGCCAAAATTTCATCACAGTTCAGCTTCTTTCCTCCTGACTGACCACACAGTCACTTTCCTCTAAACCAAAAAGGGAGTCTGATTATGAGCAAAGGGTTGTCAGTGGGCTTGAAAATTCAACTGTGTAGAAATCACAGTTCTATTTTGTATTCTGTCCTAGAAACATCAGCAATGACCTACACTTTCAACAAGAAGCTCCCCAAGACAGAAATTTCTACCAAGCTGGCCTCAATCCAGTTCATTGTACCCTCTGTGAACAGAGATGCTTTTAACAGGTACTACAGCTATGTGCCAGCTCCAAGGAAAGCCTAGGAACCCTGGATCAGCATAACCCTTCACTGGTGTGAACACTCCCCAGGACCTCCATCATTCGTTAGAAGACTCACTGACTAAAGATTCTGAGAGCTCGGTCCTTAGGAGgcaattagaagaaaatatttcagagagAATGAAGAAACTTAACTCTTATGAACAAACAGGTAACttccaataaaatatttgcacatcTTCAATTTTAATTTACTTAGAAGTTAAATTATATGAAACCTGAATAAAACACACAAACTATACTTCATTAAGATTTATCTTGGGATTCATCTCAAGAGATCATGGGATGTAAGGAGTTTATGGAGAAAGGGAACTCTGCATGTGGCGATAATTGACAAGCTCTTTCTCAGAAACACTTTTTTAGACAGAACAAGGTTTCTTGTTGAGGCAGAGAGAAGTCTTGTGAAAAATGGGGTCAATTTCTTAATTTGGTTCTTGGAGACTTTGTGGAGAAAACTATTTCTGCATTCTGAATAAGAAACACCTCTGAAGTCAGCTCTCTTCCCACGATATATCTTTTGGAAAATCATGAGTTTAAGTGCTTTCTTTTCATTGCATCGGATGTTTATAGCAACTCCCACAAAATTCTGCAAACGCCTAAGACAGGCCTTCAGCCTCAGGAAAGTATTTCTCACAGACCAGTCCCAAAGGTTATGCAACAAGCTACCTGTTTCAGACAGTCCAAGAGCAAAAGCAAACCTGGGGGCCAATTAGCTACACTTCAGTGTATGTGACTTGATGTGAGgaaattctctttccttctccataaggCCTCTTTAAGCCCATCTCTTTTAGAGGCATGAGGACATCTGAAACCCATGAAAGGCTCAGAGATGAAATGTGTACTGTAAACTTGAGTCCTGGCCTTTCCATTTAGCTTTTATGTGAATTTAAGCAAATTTCTCAATCTCTTGAATTTCCTATGCTTCCTTTTTAACAGGCAATTACTAATAACCAGTacttggggtgatgaaaatggctcagtggtaaagaatctgtctgccagtcctggagatgtgagttcaatttcTGCCTccggagatctcctggagaaggaaatggcaactcactctagtattctcgcctgggaatcccatggaaagaggagtctggaagaGTCAGaaaagtcacaaaagagtcagacttagggactgaacaacaacaataatcaatatttatttaatttaacatTATTGATGTTCAAACCTTCCATTTCTAATCCTactcatgtttttaaaatcaatttatagagggagacaggaaagaagtaaaagagaaagaaacttgaatacttgtctcatgcattttcTTTATCAAGATAGATGCTCTTCCTCTtatgctggggtccagcctcggcaggatccagggggccctcaggatgaatggcttCAGCGAGAGAAGACATGTGAGACCAgacttgatagggccaagtctgcgagggagagagagagagagagagagggagggagggagggagagagagagaccagacggggggtctggcagagtctggcaaatctttattttttaccatagctcttaaattctaagttagtacacttttaaggggaagatagtttaatattacatcagcttgtcctacatgaaaccagggtgttttctgcatacttctttgtgagagtcttgtacattatcttctggccttggggcctattgacattttatgacctaggtaaATACAAAGgtgttttctgtaatctattctttaatgaacacaaaggtcagtccttttgcagaagttatcagttacaTTTATCTAAAAgatttaccacacaaagactctgcagctctggtgagacagcccctgtttagcattcctggttaaaattaacaattctaaactcttattttcctaaatctttaactataaccacttttagaataattttttatgttctctaataggacTTCCTCACCTCCAAAGTGTTCTgtacctattagggccttttgtgtgatcagctTCTTTAtactgtttatgattaaggtgttgtgagcagtcatgtgcattagtacgcatttgccaagcagacTAAAATGCCAGCTAaagggtctaaattgaaacactcctttcatcctggataatcttataagATACCACTGTCCtggggacatattgattaaagttctaaattgattcttattaggaaagagatcagggaaggccgtctacctgtgtcacagaaattagggagtagtctaatatagcaagcatcagaaagacagatactatctttaaggtgagcgccgggggagcttttcgaaatccctgaagtcctgatctgccttgcttgtcaggtcttctcacgaccttgtcatgggtggaatctcgtgtgctggctcccggcactcATAAAAGAAACAGAGTTAGCTTTTGCTTTTGAAGAGTTGTGAGGTATGAAAGGGTCTTcattggtagctcagctggtaaagaatctgcctgttttGCAGGAGACCATAGtgcaattcctgagttgggaagaccccctggagaagggctaggtcaaccactcctgtattcttgggctttcctggcggctcatacaggaaagaatctgcctataatgcgggagatctgggtttgatccctgggttgggaatatcccctggaggagggccatggcaactcactccagtattcttgcctagagaatcctatgaacagaggagtttggagggctacagtccatggggttggataTGACTGGGTGCCTAAGCATAACACAGCCCAAGGTGTTAGAGACAGGATAGGTTACATCAGAAAGATACTTTCCTACCTGGGAGACCATATTACAACCAGCACTGCGGTCTGAGAATTACCTGCAAGGTCTGACACTGCCTGCTAGGTATCTTCAACAAGTATGAAGTGAGAGGCCAAGGATATGCAAAGGTGAAAGCAGACAGCAACTGAGGGGAGAGAATGCCAAGAATAGATTGCACCAAGATCTGCACTTTTGCTGAAGGGTCTAGTCGCAACAAGCAAGTCCAAGCAGCTCAGAGAAATTGTAGGGAAAAATCACATTCCAACACATAgcgtttgcttttttttttttttttaaacaaatggacTGGAGAAATCCTGAGGAAGATGTTTGATGTGCTCCTTAaagtctttgggcttccctggtgactcagatggtaaagaacttgcctgcaacaCTGGAcacccggttccatccctgggtcaggaagatcccctggagaagggaatggctacatactccagtattctggcttggagaatcccatggacaggggagtctgatggtctacagtccatgtggtcacaaaaagttggacacgactgagtgactaacactttcactttaaagtcCTTGACCCTTAGTCTGCCCATTAATTAAATGGGAATATGAAGACCTACTTCTAAAAAGTTTCTCTAAATACCAAAATATATAGCATGAAAATAAAGAATCTCTGACTCAGAGAATATGcaaaagaaatacacacacacacacacacacacacacacacacacatatagatagatagatagattaattgataggtagatagatagatagattttgTTAATCTGCCCTAAACAAAAGAATTCTGGgccagagaaatgaaataaatcaccaagttcacacagctagttaGTAACAGAACTGAGACTAGAATACAAATCTCTCAAGGATGAATCCAAACTGCTTTAATTTTAATACAATATATATAGTAATGTCATGCTTTCTTGgcctaaaaaaagaataaataaatagctaatgACTTAGTCCATGCACTGAATTGCCTGGTCATAGTCCTAAGTTAACTCCCTACCTTTGAGAGAATGGTTAAACTTTCCAGTTCTGGTGGGAAATTTTTACAAGGGCAGTTTCAAAAGAGAGTACTGAATGGGCCAAAGGCAAGAAGTCATATCAACAATTTCTGGAAGTTCCCTCAATCTCTGAGTGAGCTGAGCCTGAGTGAATTGAATTGTATTGTAGACTGAGAGATCAGACTGAAATCCTGGTCTGTTACATCAAGGTCAGGGCTTACTGAATTCAGTTGACTAAGGCCATTTGATTGTGGGAGTTGATGATATCTGAGTTTTGCACTACATTAAGTACatttttgtccttctctgtcccaCGTGTATGCTTAACACAAAGTAGGGTCTTAATTTAAACTCTGttcatttaaatttatatctCATTAAGGTAAACTTTCCAGTGAATAATTTGGAAACTCTGGATAGATTAAGCTCATTaatgtaatttaaatttaagGCTCTAAGTGATTTTATTTGGATCAGAAATGCTTAAAGAATGGAAGTCAGATTTAATTGagtgagaaatggaaaaaggaatgactaataaagaatgagaaaaagagtAGAGagaaatggttttatttatttattttttctttacttagtCTTTAATTGCAGGCAAATGGTAATATTGccttagtttctgctgtccaacaATGCaattcagccataattatacatatatcaccttcgtcttgagcctctctctcctcccccttttccacccttctaggtcttcacagagcaccagattggGCTGCCTGTGTtttatagcaacttctcaccagctagcTATCATACACACACTATTGTATGTATGTCAGTGCTATTTATGTACTCGTCCCACTCTCTGCTTCCCCAACTGTgtccaccagtttgttctctgtatctgcatcttcgttccttccctgcaaacaggttcatcaataCAATTTTCCAGATTCTGtgtatatgagttaatatacaatatttgcttttttctctttctgactgacttccctctctataacagactctaggttcacccacctcactagaactgactcaaattcattcttttatataactgaataatattccattttatatatgtaccacaacttctttaccctttcatctgtcaatggatatatagattgcttccatgtcctagctattgtaaatagtgctattaACATTGGGGTAAATGTGcctttttcaattatgatttccCCACAGTATATGCCcattagtgggattgctgggccatatggtagctttattcctagtcttttaaggaatactattctccatagtggttgtatcaatttactaCTTCActgtatatatactatatctaGACTTAGATGTGAGAATTAGCAAGAatgtagaatttattttaaatactgtcTTTGTGTTGTATCAAAGCATGAATTACAGTTATAatcaattaaaagtgaaagtttaaagtgaagtcgctcagtcctgtctgactctttgcgaccccatggactgtagcctaccaggttcccccatccatgaaattttctgggcaagagtactggagtgggttgcctttccttctctagaCAATCTTTCCAACtcgggatcgaacccgggtctccctcactgcaggcagaccttttaccatatgagccaccaaggaagccctatcatCAATACCTAAGGGCTAATATCAGCAATAATTAATCACACTCTTTTGCCAAAACTCACATGTTAATGTGTTAATGTTATATATGAGTTTAAATTTGAATATGGAAAGATATTTCTTTTATTCAACAGAGCCTCTACATAGGCTTTCCTGGATGCTAACAGCACACcaatgaacaaaagaaagaaaaaaaaaaattcctgaagcacAGCTTATAGTCTAagataaaaaacagacaaaataacaataatattgattacataaaaaacaataaaagtaatttatatgATATATCAGAAATTTATGAGTTCTATAAAAGTGTAGATAGGGAAGGGATCCTTGAAATCCAGGTTGGGATGTGCTATTTATAAACCTGTGCTATAGGAACTCCTACAGTGGAAGTTTTGTGATTGCTCTGGTCTCTTCTATTCCTGTGTCCTGATTTTCATCAGTCACTAAAATAGCATCCTAAATATAAACTTCTTTTCATTTGGGAtagcttgagtaagctcctgtTTCTAATCTGTTAGATAATTTTCTTCTTCCCACCATAAGAATTTTATAAACCATCAAATGAGTAGCAAGTGAACTGATCAGTAAtggcattctttaaaaaaaaaaaaaaagattccaatatgcataaaattcaattatttttacatttacataTAAGGAAAGAGAGTTGCCATGTTAGAGTTCACAACTGATCTGAGAGAAGGCATTATTTCCCAGACCCCATGTTAATGGTCTTTTATTGGATGACCTGTCTCCCACATTCCCAGCATActgcttaccagctgagccaccaggaaagccaagaatactggcgtgggtagcctatcccttctccagtggatcttcctgactcaggaatcaaacctggttctccaggcttgcaggtggattctttaccagctgagctaccagggaaggacTGGATGACTTACTACCTGTGAAATAAGTTTGACACAAAGTTTTTGTCTAAGAAAGTTTGACAACCTTTCCACTTACTTTAAAATTTCCTaagtttaacattttatttttcattagaaatCACTATTATTCTGGTCCACACTTTCCTCATGGCACTTTTCACTTCCTTATTTCTGAACATGTATATCAAAGGATTGAGCAAGGGAGTTAAGATGTGTAAAATATGGCTACCATTTTGTCAAAGGAGAAAGCAGATGGAGGTTGTGCATACACAAACATGCATGGGGTGAAGAATAAAGCCACAACAGCAATGTGGGATgcgcaggtggagagggctttctGCTGCCCTTCAGAGCTATGGGTTCTCAGAGACAGCAGGATGATCCCATAGGGCACAAGCAACAAAGAGATTAGGATGCAGATAAACCCACTGTTGGTGACCACCAAAAGTCCAAAGACGTGAGTGTCCGTGCAGGCAGGCTCCAACAGTGGGTACAAGTCACACATGAAGTGATCAGTGATGTTGGGGCCACAGAAAGGCAGCTGGAAAATGAAGAGAATCTGTTTCATGGAATGAACGAAGCCCCTTGTCCAGGCTACCACCATCAGAAGGACACAGAGTCTGCGGTTCATGATAGAAGAATAGTGCAAGGGCTTGCAGTTGGCCACATAGAAGTCATAGGCCATGGCGCTGAGGACaatcacccccaccccagcaaagAAGTGTTCAGCAAAGAGCTGGGTCATGCAGCCTTTGAGGGAAATGGTTTTCCTTTCATGGAGAGAATCCACAATCATCCTTGGGGCAATGACAGAGGAGAAGCATGCATCcaggaaggacagaaaagccaggAAGTAGTACATGGGGGAGTCCCAGAGTGCTGGGCTGTTACTGATAGTCACCACAATTAGCAAGTTCCCCCGGTTAGTTGCAATGTAAATGAACAAGATTACAACAAATATTGTTTTCTGCacatttggactctgtgagacCTCCAAAAGTACAAACTCAGTTACAAAGCTGTGGTTTTGCATGATTTCCATGTAAAAGATGAAAGCCACCACAGTGAACATGTAACATTtataatgatgagaaagaaaaatttgtCTCAAACCAGCTTGTAATACTATCATGATCGTTGACAAGTTGGTGCATGTATATGAAAAATTAGCTTACATGCTAATGATCTTCATGTCAATGAGaacacaaaattagaaatttgTTGAATGTGGTATGGGATGCCAGGaagaattgtggtacatataaattattaaataatttaagatgTCAGAGCTTCGATATAGGGGAAGGGAAAGGATCCAGTTGTGGTGGTGATAAGAAATCTTTTTTATCTCAACTGCCAACACTGATCCCATAGTAGTATTTTCCCAACAGCAGTTGTTAGAAAGATTCTGAAGCCACATCAAAGTTCtgaggaaaggaggagggcaGTTTATTAGTCATGCTTGCCACATCCCTGATCAAGTAACTTCCTTCTGTAGATCAGATAGAAGAAGAAATGTGACAAAGCTTAAAGAGGAACTTGAAAATCATGACTAATACCTGAATTACGTCTTTAAAAATCTGAACTCAATTGAgcctttattaagaaaaaaaaaaaaattctcattggGAAAACACCTTGCTGCAAACTAAACATTCATAAGCATGTGTGTGTTGAATTGGTATTTTTCCTaattcatcatttaaaaacaagaacagaaGTTTATACATAGAATAATATCTACCAATGAGTATGCTATAATGACTAAGTTAAATCATGCAAGGAAGCAACTCTTCAGAATCTAGTGGGTAGAAAACAACTCATGTTAGATCTTCTTACCCTATCTTACTGTTAGGAAATTCATGCTTAAGGAGATAAAAGTATAACAAATAGCAGATGCTGGGTCTGGAATTTTAACCCCAAATTTCTGATTTTAACACTCAAGTCCATCCCACTGGCTCTATAGGGAAAGAAGCAAAAATTTTCTAGCAAGAACTTGAAAGCAGGGGTCTTTCTAAAGTCTCCATTCATTGTAGAGGTTAAAACTTTCTGATTCCCCTGTTCATGTTTGAATGATGACTCTTGAATAAGGATGCAGTTCAAATGAGGTGTTAATAGAATCAGAAGATAATAGCCCAGTTACTTACAAATGGGTAAGGGATAGAAACTGTATAGGTAAGGGATAGAAACAGGATGCTGAATATAGCAGAGTCtagatgctttatttttcactaatGATTTATATAATGTAGCTCAATCTGATCAAGATCCAAGGATATCTGTTTCAAATTTATATAACTTTATTgtattcccctggagtaggaaatggcaacacactacagtattcttgcctggaaaattccatg
This genomic stretch from Muntiacus reevesi chromosome 4, mMunRee1.1, whole genome shotgun sequence harbors:
- the LOC136166167 gene encoding olfactory receptor 4C15-like; this encodes MQNHSFVTEFVLLEVSQSPNVQKTIFVVILFIYIATNRGNLLIVVTISNSPALWDSPMYYFLAFLSFLDACFSSVIAPRMIVDSLHERKTISLKGCMTQLFAEHFFAGVGVIVLSAMAYDFYVANCKPLHYSSIMNRRLCVLLMVVAWTRGFVHSMKQILFIFQLPFCGPNITDHFMCDLYPLLEPACTDTHVFGLLVVTNSGFICILISLLLVPYGIILLSLRTHSSEGQQKALSTCASHIAVVALFFTPCMFVYAQPPSAFSFDKMVAIFYTS